From the genome of Sulfurovum sp. NBC37-1, one region includes:
- a CDS encoding SIR2 family NAD-dependent protein deacylase, which produces MYEKEIESAQKVLNETDALFIMAGAGMGVDSGLPDFRGVEGFWNAYPKVRELGLRFEEMANPEWFENDPHLAWAFYGHRLHLYRETEPHEGFIKLLYLANTKKYGSFVFTSNVDGQFQKAGFAEERIMECHGSIHHLQCLDNCQGMIWSAEDIQIEITDDFRAKDPLPACPFCGAVARPNILMFGDYGWEYARTDGQRERLAKWMEMMEEEEGKPAIIEMGAGTAVATVRNTSEQIADRFDVPLIRINPRESFGAQVELPMGALEALSNII; this is translated from the coding sequence ATGTACGAAAAAGAGATTGAATCAGCACAAAAGGTTTTGAATGAAACCGATGCACTTTTTATTATGGCGGGTGCCGGGATGGGTGTGGACAGCGGACTGCCTGATTTTAGGGGTGTAGAAGGTTTCTGGAACGCTTATCCAAAGGTAAGAGAACTGGGGTTACGGTTTGAAGAGATGGCCAATCCGGAGTGGTTTGAGAATGATCCTCATCTGGCCTGGGCATTTTACGGACACAGACTCCACCTTTACCGTGAGACCGAGCCGCATGAAGGGTTCATAAAATTGCTTTATTTGGCTAATACTAAAAAATATGGAAGTTTTGTTTTTACCTCCAATGTCGATGGACAGTTCCAGAAAGCGGGCTTTGCCGAAGAGCGGATTATGGAGTGTCACGGCTCCATTCATCATCTGCAATGTCTCGACAATTGTCAGGGAATGATATGGAGTGCCGAGGATATACAGATCGAGATCACGGATGATTTCAGAGCGAAAGATCCTCTGCCGGCCTGTCCGTTCTGTGGCGCTGTGGCACGGCCCAATATCCTGATGTTCGGTGATTATGGCTGGGAGTATGCACGTACGGACGGACAGAGGGAACGTCTGGCCAAATGGATGGAAATGATGGAAGAAGAGGAAGGAAAGCCGGCGATCATCGAAATGGGTGCCGGAACAGCCGTCGCCACCGTGAGGAACACTTCCGAACAGATAGCAGACAGATTCGATGTTCCGCTCATACGTATCAACCCAAGAGAGAGTTTCGGTGCACAGGTAGAATTGCCTATGGGCGCACTCGAAGCTTTGTCCAATATTATTTAA
- a CDS encoding ComF family protein, with amino-acid sequence MPTVKTRTIGTLDVISFFRYSTLEPLLHTKHKPEGYRVFKKLGKLFLKPFIKEFVENDEGRVYIVGIDEYVRNGYSHVALLTRTMKCKQALPQHASLLARNRVNYSGKPLQYRLDHPRDFIYTGKKGVDVILVDDIITTGITLQEAQKVLIEHDVNVLFALTLADVEE; translated from the coding sequence ATGCCCACGGTAAAGACCCGAACAATCGGTACTTTGGATGTCATCAGCTTTTTCAGATACAGTACCCTTGAGCCTCTGCTTCATACCAAGCACAAACCCGAAGGATACCGTGTTTTCAAGAAGCTTGGAAAACTTTTTCTCAAGCCCTTCATAAAAGAGTTCGTTGAAAATGACGAGGGTAGGGTCTATATTGTTGGGATCGACGAGTATGTCAGGAATGGATATTCGCACGTTGCACTGCTGACCAGGACAATGAAGTGTAAACAGGCCCTTCCTCAGCATGCTTCACTATTGGCAAGGAACAGGGTGAATTATTCAGGGAAGCCACTGCAATACCGTCTGGATCATCCCAGGGATTTTATCTATACAGGCAAAAAAGGTGTTGATGTCATATTGGTCGATGATATCATTACTACGGGAATAACACTTCAGGAGGCACAAAAGGTGCTGATAGAACATGATGTCAATGTATTGTTCGCTCTGACTCTTGCTGATGTAGAGGAGTAG
- a CDS encoding GGDEF domain-containing protein translates to MKPTLKELIIGSFEYNDYNPLQTKILLLNAMFFITIIINILFVFINLFGIHEYTLFYVNLFMITFIGFALYLLREKQMHVTASYMGNATLFIAFLTLAFIKHGENYTLIWTYFFTPFAIITLGAKRGLIVSFTFIMVLLALTYNGIGIWDNNDWNEKTFLRVSLAHFVMLYVIYTIQHSTESANSKIEKLRQKEKLQMKLLEKLSITDTLTSLYNRRFFEEIFPRQILKAKSNKEFLTFFTLDLDYFKQYNDTYGHQKGDWALKQIAETLKEVFNKSDDYIFRMGGEEFAGIILDEDIANIHALINTVMEKLNEKEIEHSGNPDTNILTCSIGVYIQAPEDGLNHQEIYRLADESLYKAKRKGRNQVVFA, encoded by the coding sequence ATGAAACCAACGTTAAAAGAACTGATCATAGGATCATTCGAATATAATGACTATAATCCGCTCCAGACAAAGATCCTTCTTCTCAATGCAATGTTCTTTATCACCATTATCATCAATATATTGTTTGTCTTCATCAATCTGTTCGGAATACACGAATATACACTTTTTTATGTGAATCTGTTCATGATAACATTCATAGGTTTTGCCCTCTACCTGCTAAGAGAAAAACAAATGCATGTAACTGCAAGCTATATGGGGAATGCAACACTTTTCATTGCCTTTCTTACTCTTGCGTTCATAAAGCACGGTGAGAACTACACACTCATATGGACATATTTCTTTACACCTTTTGCCATTATTACACTTGGTGCGAAGCGTGGTCTGATAGTCTCCTTTACTTTTATTATGGTTCTTTTGGCTCTTACCTACAACGGTATAGGTATATGGGACAACAATGACTGGAATGAGAAAACCTTTTTACGAGTTTCCCTTGCACACTTTGTAATGCTTTATGTCATATATACTATCCAGCACAGTACTGAAAGTGCCAATTCAAAGATTGAAAAACTGAGACAAAAAGAGAAACTGCAGATGAAACTGCTTGAGAAGCTTTCCATCACCGATACACTGACATCACTCTATAACCGACGTTTTTTTGAAGAGATATTTCCAAGACAGATACTTAAGGCTAAAAGCAACAAAGAATTTCTCACTTTCTTCACACTTGATCTTGATTACTTCAAACAGTATAACGATACGTATGGACATCAAAAGGGCGACTGGGCTCTAAAACAGATCGCTGAAACCTTAAAGGAAGTATTTAACAAAAGTGATGACTATATCTTCCGTATGGGTGGAGAGGAATTCGCCGGCATCATTTTGGATGAAGATATTGCGAACATACATGCTCTTATCAATACTGTTATGGAAAAACTTAATGAAAAAGAGATAGAGCATAGCGGTAATCCCGATACAAATATCCTGACATGTTCCATAGGTGTATATATCCAGGCACCTGAAGACGGGCTCAATCACCAGGAGATCTACAGGCTTGCAGACGAAAGCCTTTACAAGGCCAAGAGAAAGGGACGTAACCAGGTTGTTTTTGCATAG
- a CDS encoding M20 family metallopeptidase, whose amino-acid sequence MAEIDFTELKKIIKINSWTKNKEGVDRNGEIFAYWLEELGYTLTRYPREEIGDHLHLTSTQKEGKKLLLLGHLDTVFPHGTFEKFTEDEEWIYGPGVCDMKGGNYVALQALRNVHRKFGEIHNIDFLLVSDEETGSDDSKHLSAKLAKAYDYCMVFEAAGLHNEVVVGRKGVGTFFIDIKGVAAHAGNNYSKGADANLEAAIKLQKLVALTDLEKETTVNVGKISGGIGANTISPHAHLTFELRYTNTHERDRVLKAIDEIVLCAYVDGTESVLSGSIQRDVMQPSPAQMTFIDNINDVCDIVLPTEKRGGVSDANIVSSQGVATLDGWGPYGDGDHTIHERASKKSFQERIALVTEIFEHFLEGKI is encoded by the coding sequence ATGGCCGAAATCGATTTTACAGAACTCAAGAAGATCATCAAGATCAATTCCTGGACGAAAAACAAAGAAGGCGTTGACCGTAACGGAGAGATCTTCGCCTACTGGCTGGAAGAGCTCGGCTATACACTCACAAGGTACCCTCGCGAAGAGATAGGTGATCACCTGCATCTCACTTCCACACAAAAAGAAGGAAAAAAACTGCTGCTGCTTGGCCATCTTGATACCGTTTTTCCTCACGGTACCTTCGAAAAATTCACAGAAGATGAAGAGTGGATCTACGGTCCGGGTGTCTGCGACATGAAAGGCGGCAACTATGTCGCACTTCAGGCCCTGAGAAATGTCCACAGAAAATTCGGTGAGATACACAATATCGACTTCCTCCTCGTCAGTGATGAGGAGACAGGCAGCGATGACAGTAAACACCTCTCTGCCAAACTGGCAAAAGCATATGACTACTGCATGGTATTTGAAGCCGCAGGGCTGCACAATGAAGTGGTTGTAGGAAGAAAAGGTGTCGGCACCTTCTTCATCGATATCAAAGGGGTTGCAGCACATGCAGGAAACAATTACAGCAAAGGTGCCGATGCCAACCTTGAAGCAGCAATCAAACTGCAAAAACTCGTAGCCCTGACAGATCTTGAAAAAGAGACCACCGTGAATGTCGGAAAGATCAGCGGCGGCATAGGTGCCAATACCATCTCACCCCATGCCCACCTTACATTTGAGCTGCGCTATACCAACACCCATGAAAGAGACAGGGTACTCAAGGCAATCGATGAGATCGTCTTGTGTGCCTATGTGGACGGTACAGAATCCGTACTTTCCGGTAGCATACAAAGAGATGTTATGCAGCCCTCTCCTGCACAAATGACCTTCATTGACAATATCAATGATGTCTGCGATATCGTGTTACCTACAGAAAAACGCGGCGGTGTCAGCGATGCGAACATTGTCTCCTCCCAGGGAGTAGCTACCCTGGACGGCTGGGGGCCTTACGGTGATGGGGACCACACTATCCATGAGAGAGCTTCCAAGAAGAGTTTTCAGGAGCGCATTGCACTTGTGACTGAGATATTCGAACATTTTCTTGAAGGTAAAATATAG
- a CDS encoding ATP-grasp domain-containing protein, whose protein sequence is MSRKIGMWLYSNGGGDKIQKKIVKQLKERDIETITDINLRHAVAKNGHILHDKLRVEELDLFFSYNAGEQTQYQVFLYQALNRVIPMINTYDAFALTEDKFQTSFLLRQHGVATPSFKLCHRDDGHELKKIIKKWDKMVYKPTDGWGGVGLTKIESEATLDTLLPFLNQMDLRFFYVEKFVNYDNTDFRVDIVDGEFVGCYGRKASGTDWRTNVTSGGSVFMREPNDDIINLAKKAAKVCGTDIAGVDIIYDLEREEYVVLEVNGIPAFATPEQEKMGLNFNDKKIDLIVNLIDRKTKK, encoded by the coding sequence ATGTCAAGAAAAATCGGTATGTGGTTGTATAGTAACGGCGGCGGGGACAAGATACAGAAAAAAATCGTCAAACAGCTCAAAGAGAGGGATATTGAGACCATTACCGATATCAATCTGCGACATGCAGTAGCGAAGAACGGACATATCCTTCATGACAAACTGAGAGTGGAGGAACTTGACCTCTTCTTCTCCTACAACGCTGGAGAGCAGACACAGTACCAGGTCTTTCTATACCAGGCACTCAACAGGGTGATTCCGATGATCAATACGTATGATGCCTTTGCGTTGACGGAAGACAAGTTTCAGACTTCTTTTCTTCTCAGACAGCACGGTGTTGCTACGCCGAGTTTCAAGCTCTGCCACAGAGATGACGGACATGAACTCAAAAAGATCATCAAAAAGTGGGACAAAATGGTCTATAAGCCTACAGACGGCTGGGGCGGTGTAGGACTTACCAAGATCGAAAGTGAAGCGACACTCGATACCCTGCTTCCCTTCCTCAACCAGATGGACCTTCGTTTCTTCTATGTGGAAAAATTCGTCAACTATGACAATACGGACTTCCGTGTGGACATCGTTGACGGTGAGTTCGTAGGATGTTACGGAAGAAAAGCAAGTGGAACGGATTGGCGTACGAATGTGACAAGCGGTGGTTCTGTCTTTATGCGTGAGCCTAATGACGACATCATCAATCTTGCGAAAAAGGCTGCAAAGGTTTGTGGTACGGATATTGCGGGAGTGGACATCATTTATGATCTTGAACGTGAAGAGTATGTGGTACTGGAAGTCAACGGCATTCCCGCGTTCGCCACACCGGAACAGGAGAAGATGGGACTGAACTTCAATGATAAAAAGATCGACCTGATCGTGAATCTGATCGACAGAAAAACAAAAAAATAA
- a CDS encoding M14 family metallopeptidase has protein sequence MKNQYMSYQESLEFLHAMEKQYPDLIEVIKIGTTYEGRDIVLAKISNNVETADEKPALLYTGSIHAREWIGHELALKFISHVVQNRTVDPVLEKALEESTLYMVPCLNPDGYEYSRKHFSFWRKNRRKNHDGTYGVDLNRNFSIGFVKQKDTSSNVYGGEEPFSEAETRAIKEFVDAHENITIALDYHSQGNVFFPAHKFKHEAEMNGTDMNVIAANMNDEFVKITGRKYGIHRGKPPAHLISGSGREYYYSRGIIALVVEVGTKNIPDYMKSMSSSIHENIPALIKTFSEVINYSSYAPRRVEDFTIDDRTPSSVTLVWKYEKRDDIFFEIYRSTKDKDACNERTKVGIAGENSFVDTDLESSTNYHYTIRAVNKNTSFKSPFAPVVKVRTKLDDDEFFKLIFASKDGTGYVGQYTQEQNRSHFGLNSLFVGINKSKGICDAVATIDLSALPKNAIIKSARFYLYPMNRVGAKIEKFGQWDLSLLKHGSFSEITDFNEIENAESKGIIGQAIKSRQLTQGIWNFWEFSQRECEMLQEEIENKQAVFRIDGPKYLPDGEDSQMMQFDIGYGQFGGGIHYRPMLDIKYTVKNEKINLPVQTFTTISKEGVDESVLQSGFDANGDKVYGYLDFDLSQLPEHNKTMIIQCALKIRNKNTFKKKTDIRFYVELVEIGEAGTYEDIKNREKIEYIGYEVAESDLNAKEYQYFNFDTLSRQVLDELHQEGKTLKLVIKPTSALGAKNRITTWNEDVALVVKYIEKRRTPVAAVENVKISKENRMIKLYWDKVEDEALSGYYVVRNSFHPPKHFMDGVKLYGGKDTWTYDNFAAFDTEKYYAVFSYDDVPNFSKPAIVRYDPLEKY, from the coding sequence ATGAAAAATCAATATATGTCATACCAGGAGAGCCTGGAATTTCTTCATGCCATGGAGAAACAGTACCCCGATCTCATCGAGGTCATCAAAATAGGTACTACCTATGAAGGACGTGATATCGTCCTTGCCAAGATATCAAACAATGTCGAGACAGCAGATGAAAAGCCGGCATTGCTTTATACCGGGAGTATCCATGCCAGAGAGTGGATCGGACATGAACTGGCACTCAAGTTCATCAGCCATGTTGTCCAGAACCGGACTGTAGACCCTGTACTTGAAAAAGCATTGGAAGAATCCACTCTCTATATGGTACCCTGTCTGAACCCTGACGGGTATGAGTATTCGCGTAAACACTTTTCTTTCTGGAGAAAGAACCGCCGCAAGAACCATGACGGTACTTACGGAGTGGATTTGAACAGAAACTTTTCTATAGGTTTTGTTAAACAGAAAGACACGAGTTCCAATGTGTACGGCGGGGAAGAACCGTTCTCAGAGGCAGAGACAAGAGCCATCAAAGAGTTTGTCGATGCCCATGAGAACATCACCATTGCACTGGATTATCACTCCCAGGGGAATGTCTTTTTCCCTGCCCACAAATTTAAGCATGAAGCAGAGATGAACGGTACCGATATGAACGTGATCGCTGCGAACATGAACGATGAGTTCGTTAAGATCACGGGAAGAAAGTACGGTATCCACCGTGGTAAGCCGCCTGCACATCTCATCAGTGGAAGCGGAAGGGAATACTACTACTCCAGAGGGATCATTGCACTAGTCGTGGAAGTGGGAACAAAAAATATTCCTGATTACATGAAAAGTATGAGCAGCAGTATCCATGAGAATATCCCGGCACTCATTAAAACCTTCTCCGAAGTCATCAACTACTCTTCCTATGCACCAAGGAGGGTGGAGGACTTTACCATTGATGACAGGACACCCAGTTCTGTTACGCTGGTATGGAAATATGAAAAGCGTGATGACATTTTCTTTGAGATATACCGAAGTACCAAAGACAAGGATGCCTGCAATGAACGTACGAAAGTCGGTATAGCGGGAGAGAACAGTTTTGTAGATACGGACCTTGAGAGTTCGACCAACTATCACTATACCATCCGTGCTGTCAATAAGAATACTTCCTTCAAATCACCGTTCGCACCGGTGGTCAAAGTAAGAACGAAACTCGATGACGATGAGTTCTTTAAACTGATCTTTGCATCTAAAGACGGAACTGGATATGTAGGACAGTACACACAGGAGCAGAACCGTTCACACTTCGGGCTCAACTCGCTTTTTGTGGGTATCAACAAATCCAAAGGTATCTGTGATGCCGTTGCCACGATCGACCTGAGTGCCTTGCCGAAAAATGCCATAATCAAATCGGCTCGTTTCTACCTCTATCCGATGAACAGGGTAGGTGCAAAGATCGAAAAGTTCGGCCAATGGGACCTCTCCCTGCTCAAACACGGCAGTTTTTCAGAAATAACTGATTTTAATGAGATAGAAAATGCCGAGTCCAAGGGGATCATCGGGCAGGCGATCAAGTCACGTCAGCTGACACAGGGTATCTGGAACTTCTGGGAGTTCTCGCAGAGAGAGTGTGAAATGCTTCAGGAGGAGATAGAGAACAAACAGGCAGTCTTCAGGATCGATGGGCCGAAATACCTTCCGGATGGAGAAGACAGCCAGATGATGCAATTTGATATCGGTTACGGACAGTTTGGTGGAGGGATCCATTACCGTCCGATGCTTGATATCAAATATACCGTCAAGAATGAAAAGATAAACCTTCCGGTACAGACTTTCACTACTATCTCAAAAGAAGGTGTGGATGAATCTGTGCTGCAAAGCGGTTTCGATGCCAATGGTGACAAAGTATACGGTTATCTTGATTTTGATCTTTCGCAGCTGCCGGAACATAATAAAACGATGATCATACAGTGTGCTTTGAAAATACGCAACAAGAATACTTTTAAAAAGAAGACGGACATCCGTTTTTATGTGGAACTGGTGGAGATCGGTGAAGCAGGAACCTATGAAGATATCAAAAACCGTGAGAAGATCGAATATATCGGTTACGAAGTAGCGGAGTCTGACCTCAATGCCAAAGAGTATCAGTATTTCAATTTCGATACGCTTTCCAGACAGGTACTTGACGAACTGCACCAGGAAGGCAAGACCCTAAAACTGGTCATAAAGCCAACGTCGGCGCTGGGTGCGAAGAACCGCATTACCACATGGAATGAAGATGTCGCGCTTGTCGTCAAATACATTGAAAAACGCAGAACACCTGTTGCTGCGGTTGAAAATGTCAAGATAAGCAAAGAGAACAGGATGATTAAACTGTACTGGGACAAAGTGGAAGACGAGGCACTGAGCGGCTATTATGTCGTGCGTAACAGCTTTCATCCGCCAAAACACTTTATGGATGGCGTCAAGCTTTACGGAGGGAAAGATACCTGGACCTATGACAACTTTGCTGCCTTTGATACAGAGAAGTATTATGCAGTATTCTCCTATGATGATGTACCGAATTTCTCCAAACCGGCCATCGTACGCTATGACCCGCTGGAGAAGTATTAA
- a CDS encoding DUF2231 domain-containing protein, with the protein MNVIHPPFVNFIIALPFVALFSQVTYMFTKDKAYSKAAFRIIGFAALISLFAVFSGLGDAEKIIKGHMILQDGVQAISSHKTFGLFVVAILLATTLSKWFAISKNSSFLENISTVLIIVTLMASLYQGRSGGSLVYKYSGGIDNRIIKQRMEEHKELKHD; encoded by the coding sequence ATGAACGTCATACATCCTCCATTTGTAAACTTCATCATAGCGTTGCCGTTTGTGGCTCTCTTCTCCCAGGTCACCTATATGTTCACCAAAGACAAGGCCTACTCCAAAGCTGCCTTTCGGATCATAGGTTTCGCAGCGTTGATATCTTTATTTGCTGTATTCAGCGGTTTAGGGGATGCAGAAAAGATCATAAAAGGCCATATGATCCTGCAAGACGGCGTACAAGCTATAAGCAGTCACAAAACATTCGGCCTCTTTGTCGTAGCCATACTGCTGGCCACTACCCTATCAAAATGGTTCGCAATCTCAAAAAACTCATCTTTTCTTGAAAATATCTCTACAGTACTGATTATCGTAACACTGATGGCTTCACTCTATCAGGGAAGAAGCGGCGGTTCTCTTGTATATAAATATTCCGGAGGGATTGATAACAGGATCATAAAGCAGAGAATGGAAGAGCATAAAGAGCTTAAACACGATTAA
- a CDS encoding DUF2853 family protein, with the protein MAKIAIVQLFMSMFKTKKAKASQVEERREEVHLAEETDAQTQVADSSAEKEISQTKKTPVKKKAVKKEAKNTGKTKEAAVKPKPKTKKAAAKSTASKKETAKPKANKTTKGSKKDAKIALYAKDIKKHYKEVDKDFLAIIVKNLGPSIYRKDAELVSCSDPKELDTVRKNFLVKKLGLKLSKEELDAVIQEVCQELKGTRTKYRATFYYRLAQKFNKESALS; encoded by the coding sequence ATGGCAAAAATTGCTATTGTACAACTGTTTATGAGTATGTTTAAAACAAAAAAAGCAAAGGCATCTCAAGTAGAAGAGAGAAGGGAAGAAGTGCATTTGGCAGAAGAGACAGATGCACAAACTCAGGTAGCGGATAGTTCTGCTGAGAAAGAAATATCTCAAACAAAAAAAACACCTGTGAAGAAAAAAGCTGTTAAAAAAGAAGCAAAAAATACCGGTAAAACAAAAGAAGCCGCTGTAAAACCCAAGCCAAAAACAAAAAAAGCAGCAGCAAAGAGTACTGCATCTAAAAAAGAAACCGCAAAACCCAAAGCAAACAAAACAACCAAAGGTTCAAAAAAAGATGCGAAGATTGCACTTTACGCAAAAGATATAAAGAAGCACTACAAGGAAGTAGATAAAGATTTTTTAGCCATCATTGTAAAAAATCTCGGGCCGTCCATCTATAGAAAAGATGCTGAATTAGTCTCCTGTTCCGACCCCAAAGAGCTCGATACAGTCAGAAAGAATTTTCTTGTTAAAAAATTGGGTTTGAAACTCAGCAAAGAAGAACTTGATGCAGTCATTCAGGAAGTATGCCAGGAGTTAAAAGGTACACGGACAAAATACCGTGCAACTTTTTATTATAGACTTGCACAAAAATTTAACAAAGAATCTGCATTGAGCTAA
- a CDS encoding AAA family ATPase: MKASDITKVIDKLIDRQLPIFIWGAPGIGKSSIVKQIAAAKELEFLDLRLSLLDPTDLKGIPFFKADTNEGVWAKPSFLPSDPESKGILFLDEINTAPPAVQASAYQLILDRRVGEYELPKGWSIVAAGNRENDRGVVYKMPPPLANRFVHFEMEVDFTDWKNWAYGQEIESAIIAFLAYDKSMLFTFDPLSNEKSFATPRSWEYVDNIVKSGIDAELILDSISGAVGREAAVGYLSFKKVMKKLPDLNEVLNGTLTELEEDDPKVIMALAIGLVNALRDNASDEAVDNVLKFSLQLPGEFSIMLVKDMQQNDIDVEGSQEWGEWVRKFAYLLS, from the coding sequence ATGAAAGCATCAGATATTACCAAAGTCATTGACAAACTGATTGACAGACAGCTTCCCATCTTTATCTGGGGAGCACCGGGTATTGGAAAATCCTCTATTGTCAAGCAGATTGCGGCAGCGAAAGAGCTGGAATTCCTCGACCTTCGTCTCTCACTGCTTGATCCGACCGATCTGAAAGGTATCCCGTTTTTTAAAGCCGATACCAATGAAGGTGTCTGGGCAAAACCGAGTTTCCTGCCTTCCGACCCCGAGAGCAAAGGTATCCTTTTCCTCGATGAGATCAACACGGCGCCCCCGGCGGTACAGGCTTCAGCCTACCAGCTTATCCTCGACAGACGGGTAGGGGAGTATGAGCTGCCGAAAGGCTGGAGCATCGTAGCTGCCGGCAACCGTGAGAACGACAGGGGCGTGGTCTATAAAATGCCGCCGCCGCTTGCCAACCGTTTCGTGCATTTCGAGATGGAAGTTGATTTTACAGACTGGAAGAACTGGGCATACGGACAGGAAATAGAGAGTGCCATCATTGCATTCCTCGCCTATGACAAGTCCATGCTTTTCACTTTTGACCCTCTATCCAATGAGAAAAGCTTTGCTACACCGCGGTCATGGGAATATGTGGACAACATTGTTAAATCAGGTATAGATGCAGAATTGATATTAGATAGTATCAGCGGTGCTGTCGGGCGTGAAGCAGCAGTGGGTTACCTGAGTTTCAAGAAGGTAATGAAGAAACTTCCCGATCTCAATGAAGTGCTTAACGGTACACTGACGGAGCTGGAAGAAGATGACCCGAAGGTGATAATGGCACTTGCCATCGGACTGGTCAACGCTTTACGGGACAACGCTTCAGATGAAGCAGTTGACAATGTACTGAAGTTCTCCCTGCAGCTTCCGGGTGAATTCTCCATCATGCTGGTCAAAGACATGCAGCAGAACGATATCGATGTCGAAGGTTCACAGGAGTGGGGTGAATGGGTCAGGAAGTTTGCTTATTTGCTTTCATAG